In Deltaproteobacteria bacterium GWC2_55_46, a single window of DNA contains:
- a CDS encoding malto-oligosyltrehalose synthase, translating to MRVPSSTYRLQFNASLSLKDAAGILAYLYDLGVSDIYASPVFTARKGSLHGYDIVDHNRINPEIGTFEELGSLLERLKTMGMGWVQDFVPNHMAYDGANALLMDVLEKGMNSRNAVFFDIEWDHPYEGIKDKVLAPFLGRIYGEALEAGEIRLVYSDEGLKVTYFNLSFPLKIDSYAAFLTYGLRRLTFQLGREHPDYIKLLGILYVLKNLPPAGEEEELQDQVLFVKRMLWELFTGNVQVKRHIDDNLASFNGSTGDPESFNLLDRLLSEQFFKLSFWKVAAEEINYRRFFNINGLITLRTDDEFVFEKTHSLLFKLLESGVTGLRVDHIDGLSNPLAYLRRLRERAGEAYIIVEKILDHDEDIPFTWPVEGTTGYDFLAAVNGLFCDAGNDSRFTKIYSNFTGIKERYGALFVEKKKLITEIDMMSDVGNLAQMLKFTLKNDRYGSDITLPGLKRAIVAVMASFPVYRTYISNESLTDTDLRYIKEAVYRAIAENPALLHELTFLEKVLTLNFREYLSDDEKNEWLKFSMRFQQFTGPLMAKGVEDTLFYIYNRLISLNEVGGSPGRFGGTLEAFHSRNMGASELRPHSMNATSTHDTKRGEDVRARINVLSEMPGEWEAALRKWSALNRRKKRVAGGLRVPDRNDEYFLYQTLIGSFPFEEEHSAYRERVRTYMIKAVREAKIHTAWLKPDKDYEDAFIRFMDGILKDVPGNAFLKAFVPFQKKVAWYGIINSLSQLIVKAASPGVPDFYQGAELWDLSLVDPDNRRPVDFAKRIKLLKEVRAGLEKDRAGLLEGMLSAPEDGRIKLFTTHLALSERRKAIGLFRDGSYLPIEACGRHKRSIIAFARVLGDEAALVIAPRFMTSVVPERRWPAGGDCWEDTCVIVPEGLQNTRWKEAFTGRDFSFTREMRIGALLTSFPAAFLLRG from the coding sequence ATGAGGGTACCCTCTTCGACCTACAGGCTTCAGTTCAACGCGTCGCTCAGCCTCAAGGACGCCGCCGGCATATTGGCCTACCTCTATGACCTCGGCGTCTCCGACATATACGCCTCCCCTGTCTTTACGGCCCGGAAAGGCAGCCTCCACGGCTATGATATCGTAGACCACAACAGGATAAACCCGGAGATAGGCACGTTCGAGGAGCTGGGATCCCTCCTTGAGAGGCTCAAGACGATGGGCATGGGATGGGTGCAGGACTTCGTGCCGAACCACATGGCCTATGACGGCGCGAACGCGCTTCTGATGGACGTGCTCGAAAAAGGGATGAACTCGAGGAACGCTGTCTTCTTCGACATAGAATGGGACCACCCGTACGAAGGCATAAAGGACAAGGTGCTCGCGCCTTTCCTTGGCAGGATCTACGGCGAGGCGCTGGAGGCCGGGGAGATACGGCTCGTTTATTCAGACGAGGGGCTCAAGGTGACCTACTTCAATTTAAGCTTCCCCCTGAAGATCGATTCCTATGCGGCCTTCCTGACCTACGGCCTGAGAAGACTCACGTTCCAGCTCGGCAGAGAGCACCCTGATTATATCAAGCTCCTCGGCATATTATACGTCTTAAAGAACCTGCCCCCGGCTGGCGAGGAAGAAGAGCTTCAGGACCAGGTGCTCTTCGTAAAGCGGATGCTCTGGGAGCTCTTTACCGGCAACGTCCAGGTCAAAAGGCACATCGACGACAACCTGGCCTCCTTCAACGGCAGCACAGGAGACCCTGAAAGCTTCAACCTCCTCGACAGGCTCCTCTCCGAGCAATTCTTCAAGCTCTCGTTCTGGAAGGTCGCGGCGGAGGAGATAAACTACAGGAGGTTCTTCAACATAAACGGGCTTATTACGCTCCGGACCGATGACGAATTCGTCTTCGAGAAGACCCATTCACTCCTGTTCAAGCTCCTGGAGAGCGGAGTTACAGGCTTGCGGGTGGACCACATCGACGGCCTGTCGAATCCGCTGGCATATCTCAGGAGGCTTAGAGAGCGCGCCGGGGAGGCATACATAATAGTAGAGAAGATACTTGACCACGATGAGGATATCCCGTTCACCTGGCCGGTCGAGGGCACGACCGGGTACGACTTTCTGGCCGCCGTAAACGGCCTCTTTTGCGACGCCGGCAACGATTCGAGGTTCACGAAGATATACTCGAACTTCACCGGTATCAAAGAACGTTACGGGGCGCTTTTCGTTGAAAAGAAAAAGCTCATAACCGAGATCGACATGATGAGCGACGTCGGCAACCTTGCCCAGATGCTCAAGTTCACGCTCAAGAACGACAGGTACGGAAGCGACATAACCCTTCCGGGCCTCAAAAGGGCCATAGTCGCCGTCATGGCCTCTTTCCCGGTCTACAGGACATACATAAGCAACGAGTCTCTCACGGATACCGACTTGAGGTACATAAAAGAGGCGGTCTACAGGGCGATAGCGGAAAACCCGGCCCTTCTGCACGAGCTGACCTTTTTAGAGAAGGTGCTGACGCTTAACTTCCGCGAATACCTGAGCGATGACGAGAAGAACGAGTGGCTCAAGTTCTCCATGCGCTTTCAGCAGTTTACCGGCCCGCTCATGGCAAAGGGCGTCGAGGACACGCTGTTTTACATCTACAACCGGCTCATCTCATTAAACGAGGTCGGCGGTTCGCCCGGACGGTTCGGCGGCACCCTTGAAGCCTTCCATTCAAGGAACATGGGCGCTTCCGAACTTCGCCCCCATTCCATGAACGCGACCTCCACGCACGATACAAAACGGGGCGAAGACGTGAGGGCGAGGATAAACGTCCTCTCCGAGATGCCTGGGGAGTGGGAGGCGGCGTTAAGGAAATGGAGCGCCCTCAACAGGAGAAAAAAGAGGGTCGCAGGCGGCTTGCGCGTGCCTGACAGGAATGATGAGTACTTCCTCTATCAGACCCTCATAGGCTCTTTCCCTTTCGAGGAAGAGCACAGCGCATACAGGGAGCGCGTAAGAACATACATGATAAAGGCCGTCCGGGAGGCGAAGATACACACGGCATGGCTCAAACCGGACAAGGACTATGAAGATGCCTTTATCCGGTTCATGGACGGTATCCTCAAGGATGTACCCGGGAACGCGTTCCTGAAAGCGTTCGTCCCGTTCCAGAAAAAGGTCGCGTGGTACGGGATCATCAATTCGCTCTCCCAGCTCATTGTGAAGGCCGCCTCGCCTGGCGTGCCGGATTTTTACCAGGGCGCCGAACTGTGGGACTTAAGCCTTGTCGACCCTGACAACCGCCGTCCGGTTGACTTCGCAAAGAGGATCAAGCTCCTGAAGGAGGTGCGCGCGGGGCTCGAAAAGGACAGGGCCGGACTTCTGGAAGGCATGCTCTCCGCCCCCGAGGACGGCAGGATAAAGCTCTTCACGACCCATTTGGCGCTTTCAGAGAGGCGAAAGGCCATTGGGCTTTTCAGGGACGGCTCATACCTGCCGATAGAGGCCTGCGGCAGGCACAAAAGAAGTATCATCGCCTTTGCCAGGGTGCTCGGGGATGAGGCCGCGCTTGTCATCGCCCCGCGCTTTATGACCTCCGTAGTACCTGAAAGGAGATGGCCTGCCGGCGGGGATTGCTGGGAGGATACCTGCGTAATTGTGCCGGAGGGCCTTCAAAATACCCGGTGGAAAGAGGCCTTCACTGGCAGAGACTTTTCCTTTACCAGGGAGATGCGGATAGGCGCTCTGCTCACTTCATTCCCGGCAGCGTTCCTTCTGAGGGGATGA
- a CDS encoding B12-binding domain-containing radical SAM protein, with translation MKVAISYPPLESAKGVPLLSQNRQFQWFNNPTYIYPVVPAYAATLLQKEGFDVFWDDAIAQGLQFEAWLSRIKKERPDVIVIETKTPVVKRHWAIIDRLKDEAERSSWDLLVALVGDHVTALPEESLANSRVDFVLTGGDHDFLLLCLCKALASGGAYDGLEPGIWYRKDGKAVKSEGRHEKHDLESLPFIDRDLTQWGLYSSRNGNFKRRPGTYTMAGRDCWWGKCSFCSWTTLYPGKDFRSVSPERLLDEIGVLIEKYGVREVFDDSGSFPACDWLETFCKGMIKRGYHKKIYMGCNMRINALGKSEYELMAKAGFRFVLFGLESVNQATLDRLNKGLKVEQIVKGFRLAKAAGLEPHVTAMIGYPWEGKADAGETISFAKEMFRKGYIDTLQATIVVPYPGTPMYEEARREGWLLTEDWDRYDMRESVWRSPISEDDVKKLTKGLYKAALNPLFITRKVLKIRSVDDLRFLFMAGMKLMGHLSDFSARAKGNAAGREAS, from the coding sequence ATGAAGGTAGCCATTTCATATCCGCCGCTTGAGAGCGCCAAAGGCGTGCCGCTCCTTTCGCAGAACCGCCAGTTCCAGTGGTTCAATAATCCGACATACATATATCCGGTAGTCCCGGCATACGCCGCGACGCTCCTTCAGAAAGAGGGCTTCGACGTCTTCTGGGATGACGCGATAGCCCAGGGGCTTCAATTCGAGGCGTGGCTCTCAAGGATAAAGAAGGAGCGGCCTGACGTCATCGTCATCGAGACGAAGACGCCGGTCGTAAAAAGGCATTGGGCGATAATAGACAGGCTCAAGGACGAAGCTGAAAGGTCGTCGTGGGACCTTCTGGTAGCGCTCGTGGGCGACCATGTGACGGCGCTGCCCGAAGAGTCGCTCGCCAATTCAAGGGTTGATTTCGTGCTGACCGGAGGCGATCACGATTTCCTGCTCCTCTGTCTTTGCAAGGCCCTTGCTTCAGGCGGTGCGTACGACGGCCTTGAGCCCGGGATATGGTACCGGAAAGACGGCAAGGCGGTAAAGTCGGAGGGGAGGCACGAAAAGCACGACCTCGAAAGCTTGCCCTTCATAGATAGGGACTTGACCCAATGGGGCCTTTACAGCTCAAGGAACGGCAACTTCAAAAGAAGGCCCGGCACGTATACGATGGCAGGCAGGGACTGCTGGTGGGGCAAGTGCAGCTTCTGCTCATGGACGACGCTCTATCCCGGGAAGGACTTCAGGTCGGTGTCTCCTGAAAGGCTTCTTGACGAGATAGGGGTGCTTATCGAGAAGTACGGCGTGAGAGAGGTCTTTGACGACAGCGGCTCCTTCCCGGCCTGCGACTGGCTGGAGACCTTCTGCAAGGGGATGATAAAGAGGGGGTATCACAAGAAGATATACATGGGCTGCAACATGAGGATAAACGCCCTCGGCAAGTCCGAGTACGAGCTCATGGCAAAGGCCGGCTTCAGGTTCGTGCTCTTTGGGCTCGAGTCGGTCAACCAGGCGACGCTGGACAGGCTCAATAAGGGGCTTAAGGTAGAGCAGATAGTGAAGGGCTTTAGACTCGCCAAGGCGGCCGGGCTCGAGCCTCATGTCACCGCTATGATAGGCTACCCATGGGAGGGCAAGGCCGACGCCGGGGAGACCATATCCTTCGCTAAAGAGATGTTCAGGAAAGGGTATATCGACACCCTTCAGGCAACCATCGTGGTCCCTTACCCTGGCACGCCCATGTACGAAGAGGCCAGGCGTGAAGGCTGGCTCCTGACCGAGGACTGGGACAGGTACGACATGAGGGAGTCGGTCTGGAGGAGCCCCATTTCAGAAGATGACGTAAAGAAACTGACCAAGGGGCTTTACAAGGCGGCGCTCAACCCGCTTTTCATAACGAGGAAGGTGCTGAAGATAAGGAGCGTTGACGACCTCAGGTTCCTTTTCATGGCGGGGATGAAGCTCATGGGCCACCTCTCCGATTTCAGCGCCAGGGCCAAGGGCAACGCCGCCGGCCGGGAGGCCTCATGA
- a CDS encoding B12-binding domain-containing radical SAM protein, translating to MGIDIALINPGDRRQVYQELGKELSAVEPPFLAASLLSYLKGLGFKARLVDSNALNITPEETARMVKEMDPLVAGVIVYGQQPSASTQNMTIAGRICGALKDEGIRTAIGGLHPSALPRRTMEEEKVDFAVEGEGQRTFEGLLSVLKAGGREYSGVPGLWWREDGRVRHNALPALMADLDRALPIAAWDELPMDRYRAHNWHCFDSPSERSPYAAIYTSLGCPWSCVFCCINAPFGKPGIRYRSPELVVEEIGLLHEGYGVRNLKISDELFVLDERHYMKIADLIIERGYPLNIWAYARVDTVKRENFEKMKRAGVNWLALGIESANPDVRDGAEKRMRARDIKATVRAIQAAGIRVIGNYIFGLPGDTLSTMRETLDMALDLNCEFANFYCAMAYPGSKLYEMAVKEDWAVPGEWHGFSQHSYEMLPLPTKCLSAREVLGFRDRAFHEYFGSPAYLEMIEQRFGAEVKRHIAGMSSTSLKRKLLEEGVCTGGVK from the coding sequence ATGGGCATCGATATAGCGCTTATAAACCCGGGCGACAGAAGGCAGGTCTATCAGGAGCTTGGCAAAGAGCTCTCGGCTGTCGAGCCGCCTTTTCTGGCAGCCTCGCTTCTATCTTATCTCAAGGGGCTCGGTTTTAAGGCGCGCCTTGTGGACTCTAACGCGCTCAACATCACGCCTGAAGAGACCGCGCGGATGGTAAAGGAGATGGACCCGCTCGTAGCCGGGGTCATCGTTTACGGGCAGCAGCCTTCCGCCTCTACCCAGAACATGACCATAGCCGGCAGGATATGCGGGGCGCTGAAGGATGAGGGGATAAGGACCGCCATAGGGGGCTTGCATCCCTCGGCCCTGCCGCGAAGGACGATGGAAGAAGAAAAGGTCGATTTCGCCGTCGAGGGGGAAGGGCAGCGGACTTTCGAAGGGCTTCTTTCAGTTTTGAAGGCGGGGGGCAGGGAGTACTCCGGCGTGCCGGGCCTCTGGTGGCGTGAGGACGGCCGTGTAAGGCATAACGCTCTGCCAGCGCTTATGGCCGACCTCGACAGGGCGCTCCCTATAGCCGCGTGGGATGAGCTGCCGATGGACAGATACAGGGCGCACAACTGGCACTGCTTTGATTCACCATCCGAGAGGTCGCCTTACGCGGCCATATACACAAGCCTCGGCTGCCCGTGGTCATGCGTCTTCTGCTGTATCAATGCCCCCTTCGGCAAGCCCGGCATAAGGTACAGGAGCCCTGAGCTGGTCGTCGAAGAGATAGGGCTTTTGCATGAGGGGTACGGCGTCAGGAACCTGAAGATATCGGATGAGCTTTTTGTGCTCGACGAGCGCCATTACATGAAGATAGCGGACCTCATAATCGAAAGGGGGTATCCGCTCAATATCTGGGCGTACGCGAGGGTGGATACCGTAAAGAGGGAAAATTTCGAGAAGATGAAGCGTGCAGGGGTGAACTGGCTCGCCCTGGGGATAGAATCGGCAAACCCTGACGTGAGGGACGGCGCGGAAAAAAGGATGCGCGCCAGGGACATAAAAGCGACCGTGCGGGCGATACAGGCGGCTGGGATAAGGGTCATAGGCAATTACATCTTCGGACTTCCGGGCGATACGCTCTCCACGATGCGCGAAACGCTTGATATGGCGCTTGACCTTAACTGCGAGTTCGCCAACTTCTACTGCGCCATGGCCTACCCGGGCTCAAAGCTCTATGAAATGGCGGTGAAAGAGGACTGGGCGGTGCCAGGGGAATGGCACGGCTTCTCCCAGCATTCATACGAGATGCTGCCGCTTCCGACGAAGTGCCTCTCGGCGAGGGAGGTCCTCGGCTTCAGGGACAGGGCATTCCACGAATACTTCGGCTCGCCGGCTTATCTGGAGATGATAGAACAGAGGTTTGGGGCTGAGGTCAAAAGGCACATTGCCGGGATGTCATCGACAAGTCTAAAAAGAAAGCTCCTCGAAGAAGGGGTTTGCACAGGAGGCGTTAAATGA
- a CDS encoding transketolase, with product MSKGVMRDVFLERLHRLMEEDGSIFILSADFGSPRLDAIRRDFGDRFINVGIAEQNLVNVAAGLALEGFKVYAYAIAPFLTMRAYEQIRVNLALQGQLKKINVNLIGVGAGLSYDVSGPTHHCLEDLSIMRALPNMAVFSPSDWALAGQLAEYTLRSSGVKYLRFDGKPVERVYGEAADIEAGLGELKKGKGVCLVSTGYMTHTALEASGMLEKEGISAGVIDVFTLSPFDSVGFLKLIRDYSHIFTLEEGFLGKGGLDSLITSAIIDSGAQPKLASFGFDGGYLFCIGDRAALHRLKGIDPVCVAKEIKRSFHGV from the coding sequence ATGAGCAAGGGCGTGATGAGAGACGTTTTCCTGGAGAGGCTCCATCGGCTCATGGAGGAGGACGGGTCGATATTCATTCTGAGCGCGGATTTCGGCTCCCCCAGGCTTGACGCCATAAGGAGGGACTTTGGCGACAGGTTCATAAACGTGGGGATAGCCGAGCAGAACCTTGTGAACGTGGCAGCGGGCCTTGCGCTCGAAGGCTTCAAGGTCTACGCCTACGCCATAGCCCCGTTCCTTACAATGAGGGCATACGAGCAGATAAGGGTAAACCTCGCCCTCCAGGGGCAGCTTAAGAAGATCAACGTGAACCTCATAGGGGTCGGCGCCGGCCTAAGCTATGACGTCTCAGGCCCGACGCACCATTGCCTCGAGGACCTGAGCATAATGAGGGCGCTGCCGAATATGGCCGTTTTCTCCCCGTCCGATTGGGCTCTGGCAGGGCAGCTGGCGGAGTACACCTTGCGCAGTTCCGGGGTGAAGTACCTGCGATTCGATGGCAAGCCTGTAGAGCGCGTCTACGGAGAGGCCGCAGATATAGAGGCCGGTCTTGGAGAGCTGAAAAAAGGCAAGGGCGTATGCCTGGTCTCTACCGGGTATATGACGCATACCGCGCTGGAGGCTTCGGGCATGCTTGAAAAAGAGGGCATAAGCGCGGGCGTAATAGACGTATTCACGCTCTCGCCATTCGATAGCGTTGGCTTTCTCAAGTTGATACGGGATTACAGCCATATATTTACGCTCGAAGAGGGCTTTTTGGGGAAGGGCGGGCTTGACAGCCTCATAACTTCAGCCATCATTGATAGCGGAGCGCAGCCGAAGCTCGCAAGCTTCGGCTTTGACGGCGGCTATCTTTTTTGTATAGGTGACAGGGCGGCTCTTCACAGGCTCAAAGGCATTGACCCTGTCTGTGTAGCCAAAGAGATAAAGAGATCGTTCCATGGGGTTTGA
- a CDS encoding transketolase — MRVEDLVGHLRVKSSWVRKETLRIHARAQETRIASSLSCVEILTVLYYGGIMSFAPEEPSWDGRDRLIVSKGHGAVSLYPILADLGYFDPSELTRVCKEGTFLGGIPDPVVPGVETVNGSLGHGLGVGAGMALALKRKGMRQRVFVLAGDGELYEGSVWEAVMFAPHHKLDNLVLIIDANKACMLDFCDKVLDIEPIEEKLRAFGWEAASVDGHDVKQLYQALFAAKADSRTGRPRAIVARTVKGKGVPSLESDPLSHVKNVSATEAESIIEGMR; from the coding sequence ATGCGGGTAGAAGATCTCGTAGGCCATCTCAGGGTAAAGTCCTCCTGGGTAAGGAAAGAGACATTGAGGATACACGCCCGCGCGCAGGAGACGAGGATAGCGTCCTCTCTTTCATGCGTGGAGATACTCACGGTCCTTTACTACGGAGGGATAATGAGCTTCGCTCCGGAAGAGCCTTCGTGGGATGGCAGGGACAGGCTCATCGTAAGCAAAGGGCACGGGGCTGTATCGCTCTACCCCATCCTGGCAGACCTTGGCTATTTCGACCCGTCAGAGCTTACCCGCGTCTGCAAGGAGGGGACATTCCTCGGAGGCATCCCCGACCCTGTTGTGCCCGGCGTCGAGACGGTGAACGGCTCGCTGGGGCACGGGCTGGGTGTTGGCGCTGGTATGGCCCTTGCCCTTAAAAGAAAGGGTATGCGGCAGAGGGTCTTCGTACTTGCCGGGGACGGCGAGCTTTACGAGGGCTCTGTATGGGAGGCGGTCATGTTCGCGCCCCATCACAAGCTCGACAACCTGGTGCTCATAATAGACGCCAATAAGGCCTGTATGCTGGATTTCTGCGATAAGGTGCTCGACATAGAGCCGATAGAAGAAAAGCTCAGGGCCTTTGGCTGGGAGGCGGCAAGCGTGGACGGGCATGACGTCAAACAGCTCTACCAGGCGCTATTTGCCGCGAAGGCCGACTCGCGGACGGGCAGGCCGCGCGCTATAGTGGCCAGGACCGTAAAGGGTAAAGGCGTGCCGTCGCTTGAAAGCGACCCGCTCAGCCATGTGAAGAACGTGAGCGCAACCGAAGCCGAATCGATAATAGAGGGGATGAGATGA
- a CDS encoding GDP-fucose synthetase gives MFRGSKIFVAGHAGLLGGAIVRRLKENGYSRLVTRTRDELDLMRQGAVDAFFAAERPRVVFLAAGLTGGISANIARPADFLHVNLIIQDNLFEAAKRHGVEDLVFFGSSCVYPKGLARPIAEDDLLAGPIEETSAPYAIAKIAGIKACKAYNEQYLSTRFIAMVPNSIYGPGDSFDPVSSHVLAALIARIADARERGFPCLTLWGTGTPRREFIYCDDAADAAIFALEHAGEMENEHYNVGTGTDYSIRELAEMISSEIGYEGEIAWDASKPDGTARKLLESARFASLGWSAKVGLQDGIRRTCEWYLKMKKGVRCG, from the coding sequence ATGTTTAGAGGCTCGAAGATATTCGTGGCAGGCCACGCCGGCCTCCTCGGAGGCGCTATCGTGAGGAGGCTTAAGGAGAATGGCTACTCGCGCCTGGTGACCAGGACTCGTGACGAGCTTGACCTTATGAGACAGGGGGCGGTCGATGCGTTTTTCGCGGCTGAAAGGCCGAGGGTGGTCTTTCTCGCCGCCGGCCTTACGGGCGGCATATCCGCCAACATTGCCAGGCCGGCGGATTTTCTCCATGTGAACCTCATCATCCAGGACAACCTCTTCGAGGCCGCTAAAAGGCATGGCGTGGAAGATCTCGTCTTTTTCGGCTCGTCATGCGTCTATCCCAAGGGACTTGCAAGGCCGATAGCGGAAGATGACCTTCTCGCAGGGCCTATCGAGGAGACGAGCGCGCCTTACGCCATAGCAAAGATCGCCGGCATAAAGGCGTGCAAGGCATACAACGAACAGTACCTCTCGACAAGGTTCATCGCCATGGTGCCGAACTCCATCTACGGCCCTGGCGATAGCTTCGACCCGGTAAGCTCTCACGTCCTGGCGGCCCTCATCGCCAGGATAGCCGACGCCAGGGAAAGAGGCTTCCCCTGCCTGACGTTATGGGGGACAGGGACCCCAAGGCGGGAGTTCATCTATTGTGACGACGCGGCGGACGCCGCGATATTCGCCCTCGAACATGCCGGGGAGATGGAAAATGAGCATTACAACGTCGGCACAGGGACCGATTATTCAATAAGGGAGCTGGCGGAGATGATTTCAAGCGAGATCGGCTATGAGGGCGAGATTGCGTGGGACGCCTCGAAGCCCGACGGGACGGCGAGAAAGCTCCTTGAGAGCGCAAGGTTCGCCTCGCTCGGATGGTCCGCGAAGGTGGGGCTTCAAGACGGGATCAGGAGGACGTGCGAATGGTACCTGAAGATGAAAAAGGGGGTTAGATGCGGGTAG
- a CDS encoding pyridoxamine 5-phosphate oxidase — protein sequence MSRFGLASSTWSDDEREAILEVVSGGSYTMGRHVREFEEEFASRFGMKYAVMVNSGSSANLISVASLFYRSKNPLKRGDEVIVPCISWSTTFHPLHQYGLKLRFVDVDLRTLNYDIEALKAAVTERTRMIVAVSILGNPCRFDEITRLCEEKGLILFEDNCESMGARFGGRYTGTFGLVNTFSTFFSHHISTMEGGLALTDDKEVYNLLKAMRNHGWTRDQDEDSPIFERNDDDFFEAYRFILPGYNLRPGEIHGAIGKRQLKKLDEFVSLRRKNAAHFVGLFKDDRRFIIQEEVGESSWFSFTMIVDPASGLERKQVLERLKGAGIEYRIITGGNILRHDVVRYYDYTVAGCGNADIAHYNGFFVGNHPQDIRDKIDHLYETLRVGL from the coding sequence GTGTCTCGGTTCGGTCTTGCGAGCAGCACATGGTCTGATGACGAGAGGGAAGCGATACTGGAGGTGGTAAGCGGCGGCTCATATACCATGGGGCGGCACGTCCGGGAGTTCGAGGAGGAGTTCGCCAGCCGCTTCGGGATGAAGTACGCGGTGATGGTCAATTCCGGCTCTTCGGCGAACCTCATATCGGTAGCGTCGCTCTTCTACAGAAGCAAAAACCCCCTTAAAAGGGGGGACGAGGTTATAGTGCCTTGCATATCCTGGTCGACCACCTTTCATCCTCTCCACCAGTACGGGCTTAAGCTAAGGTTCGTCGATGTGGATTTGAGGACCCTCAACTACGACATCGAAGCGTTGAAGGCCGCCGTCACCGAGCGCACGCGCATGATCGTAGCGGTAAGCATACTCGGCAACCCTTGCAGGTTCGACGAGATAACGCGGCTCTGCGAGGAGAAGGGGCTTATCCTCTTCGAGGACAACTGCGAGTCGATGGGCGCCAGGTTTGGCGGCAGGTACACGGGCACCTTCGGCCTGGTGAACACCTTCTCCACATTTTTCTCCCATCATATCTCGACCATGGAGGGAGGGTTAGCGCTCACAGACGACAAGGAGGTCTACAACCTCCTCAAGGCCATGAGGAACCACGGCTGGACAAGGGACCAGGACGAGGACAGCCCGATATTCGAGAGAAATGACGATGACTTCTTCGAGGCCTACAGGTTCATATTGCCGGGGTACAACCTGAGGCCCGGCGAGATACACGGGGCGATAGGTAAAAGGCAGTTAAAGAAGCTCGACGAGTTCGTGTCTCTGAGGAGAAAGAACGCGGCGCATTTTGTGGGCCTTTTCAAGGACGACAGAAGGTTCATCATACAGGAGGAGGTAGGGGAGAGCTCATGGTTCTCATTCACGATGATAGTAGACCCGGCCTCCGGCCTTGAGAGGAAACAGGTGCTCGAAAGGCTTAAGGGCGCTGGTATCGAGTACAGGATAATAACCGGCGGGAACATATTGAGGCATGACGTTGTCAGATATTACGACTACACGGTCGCCGGGTGCGGGAACGCGGACATCGCCCACTACAACGGCTTTTTCGTGGGCAACCACCCGCAGGACATAAGGGACAAGATAGACCACCTCTACGAGACGCTAAGGGTAGGGCTGTGA
- a CDS encoding kinase — translation MIITRTPHRISFFGGGTDYPSWYMENGGKVLGTAIDKYCYITCRELPPFFKHRHRIAYSKVETVTDMNEIQHPSVKETLKYLNIGYGVEIHHDGDIPARSGMGSSSAFTVGLLNALYAIEGKRITKEDLYREAIHIEQNLIRENVGSQDQVWAASGGLNTIEFLQNGNIMVKPIIMDAKRLKAFESKFMLFFTGISRYASEIAEEQIRNTSKNREELREMQGLVDEAHRILTSGSVDFSPFGRLLDATWQIKRRLSKRISNDEIDALYSTAVNNGAVGGKLLGAGGGGFILFYAEPEDQERVKEALNGYIHIPFKFEFNGSEIIVYKPNYK, via the coding sequence ATGATCATTACGCGCACGCCGCACAGGATATCGTTTTTCGGGGGCGGGACAGACTATCCGTCCTGGTACATGGAAAACGGCGGGAAGGTCCTCGGGACCGCCATAGACAAGTACTGCTACATAACATGCAGGGAGCTGCCGCCGTTTTTCAAGCACAGGCACAGGATAGCCTATTCAAAGGTAGAGACGGTCACGGATATGAACGAGATACAGCACCCCTCCGTGAAGGAGACCCTCAAGTACCTGAATATCGGCTACGGTGTGGAGATACACCATGACGGCGACATCCCGGCCCGCTCAGGCATGGGCTCCAGCTCTGCCTTCACTGTGGGGCTTCTGAACGCGCTTTACGCCATAGAGGGGAAGAGAATAACGAAGGAGGATCTCTACAGGGAGGCGATCCATATAGAACAGAACCTCATAAGAGAGAACGTGGGCTCTCAGGACCAGGTCTGGGCCGCGAGCGGGGGGCTGAACACCATCGAATTTCTGCAGAACGGCAACATAATGGTGAAGCCGATCATCATGGACGCAAAGAGGCTTAAGGCCTTCGAGAGCAAGTTCATGCTCTTTTTTACGGGCATATCGAGATACGCATCCGAGATAGCCGAGGAGCAGATACGGAACACCTCGAAGAACAGGGAGGAGCTTCGCGAGATGCAGGGGCTTGTCGACGAGGCGCACAGGATACTCACCTCAGGCTCCGTGGACTTCAGCCCCTTCGGAAGGCTACTTGACGCCACATGGCAGATAAAGAGGCGGCTTTCAAAGAGGATAAGCAACGACGAAATAGACGCCTTATACTCCACTGCGGTCAATAACGGCGCGGTCGGGGGGAAGCTGTTGGGCGCCGGCGGCGGTGGGTTTATCCTCTTCTACGCCGAGCCCGAGGACCAGGAAAGGGTAAAGGAAGCTCTTAATGGGTATATTCATATACCGTTCAAGTTCGAGTTCAACGGCTCGGAGATAATCGTCTATAAACCAAACTACAAGTAA